Proteins co-encoded in one Setaria viridis chromosome 9, Setaria_viridis_v4.0, whole genome shotgun sequence genomic window:
- the LOC117838969 gene encoding LOW QUALITY PROTEIN: pentatricopeptide repeat-containing protein At2g22410, mitochondrial (The sequence of the model RefSeq protein was modified relative to this genomic sequence to represent the inferred CDS: inserted 2 bases in 2 codons; deleted 2 bases in 1 codon; substituted 1 base at 1 genomic stop codon), translating into MPPPSRLALLTAGNPPPLRLLLQLHAHLLVSGLLSSPSPFASRLVPAFALTELASPRPLLHALALLASLPSPPDSASPYNLALRALSLCPHPHLLDRHCLPLYRALLSSGSARPDHLTFPFLLKACARVRERFYSGGAVLAHVTRLGFNSDVFVVNAAMNYWSVCGSMADARRLFQESVVRDVVSWNTLIGGYVRKGLPGEALEVFWRMAEEGTVXPDEVTMIGVVSGXAQLGDLELGKRLHEFVESNGVRCAVRLKNAVMDRYVKCGSLELAKSVFERIDTRTVVSWTTMIVGHARLGTMQDARKLFDEMPERDALPWNALMAGYVQSKQGKEAIALFHEMQEAKVAPNEITGSMVNLLSACSQLGALEMGMWVHHYIDRHRLLXSVALGTSLVGMYAKCGNIKKAICIFKEVPEKNALAWTAMVCGLANHGHADEAIEHFRRMIELGLQPDDYGLTKM; encoded by the exons ATGCCTCCGCCTTCCCGCCTGgccctcctcaccgccggcaacccgccgccgctccgcctcctcctacAGCTCCACGCGCACCTCCTCGTCtccggcctcctctcctccccttcccctttcGCTTCCCGCCTCGTCCCCGCCTTCGCACTCACCGAACTCGCCTCTCCTCGCCCGCTCCTCCACGCGCTCGCCCTCCTCgcatccctcccctccccgccggaCTCCGCGTCCCCCTACAACCTTGCCCTCCGCGCGCTCTCCCTCTGCCCGCACCCGCACCTCCTCGACCGCCACTGCCTCCCGCTCTACCGCGCCCTCCTCAGCTCCGGCTCCGCAAGGCCCGACCACCtcaccttccccttcctcctcaagGCCTGCGCGCGCGTGCGGGAGCGCTTCtacagcggcggcgcggtgcttgCGCACGTTACCAGGCTCGGCTTCAACTCGGATGTCTTCGTGGTGAACGCCGCTATGAATTACTGGTCTGTTTGTGGGTCCATGGCGGACGCCCGCAGGTTGTTCCAAGAAAGTGTCGTGAGGGACGTGGTCTCGTGGAACACTCTCATCGGCGGGTATGTGCGGAAGGGTCTCCCTGGGGAGGCACTGGAGGTGTTTTGGAGGATGGCGGAGGAAGGAACAG AGCCGGATGAGGTCACGATGATTGGGGTTGTATCAGGGTGAGCGCAGCTGGGTGATTTGGAACTTGGAAAGAGGCTGCATGAGTTTGTGGAGAGTAATggagtcagatgtgctgtgagGCTGAAGAATGCGGTGATGGATAGGTATGTCAAATGTGGCAGTCTAGAGCTGGCGAAGTCGGTGTTTGAAAGGATCGATACCAGAACTGTAGTTTCTTGGACAACAATGATTGTTGGGCATGCAAGGCTTGGGACGATGCAGGATGCACGGAAGCTGTTTGATGAGATGCCCGAAAGGGATGCATTGCCGTGGAATGCTCTAATGGCTGGATATGTACAGAGTAAGCAGGGCAAGGAGGCTATCGCGTTGTTTCATGAGATGCAGGAAGCAAAGGTGGCCCCAAATGAGATCACG GGGTCGATGGTCAATCTCCTATCTGCTTGCTCACAGCTTGGAGCATTAGAAATGGGGATGTGGGTTCACCATTACATTGACAGACACCGGCTTC TTAGTGTTGCTCTTGGCACATCTCTAGTTGGCATGTATGCAAAGTGTGGCAACATTAAGAAAGCTATATGTATATTCAAAGAGGTCCCGGAGAAAAATGCTCTCGCTTGGACAGCGATGGTATGTGGTCTGGCAAATCATGGACATGCAGATGAGGCTATAGAACACTTCCGGAGAATGATAGAGCTTGGACTACAGCCAGATGACTACGGCCTAACGAAAATGTGA
- the LOC117838332 gene encoding epoxide hydrolase 1 yields the protein MAAVRHRQVEANGISMHVAEAGPEGSSAPAVLFVHGFPELWYSWRHQMGYLAARGYRCVAPDLRGYGGTTAPPEPSSYTAFHVVGDLIALLDALRLPKVFVVGHDWGAIVSWNLCVLRPDRVRALVNLSVAFMPRRPGVKPVEYFRAAYGDDYYVCRFQEPGVEAEFAAFDLKSFFKLALTVNTTGSSSMNLRKMQAYNKEIALPSWLSEEDVSYLASVYAKTGFAGGVNYYRCLDLNWELMAPWTGAKVQVPTKFIVGDGDLAYHHPGVRSYIHKGGLKRDVPMLEEVVVIKGAGHFIQQERAQEISKHIYDYIKKFETGASTLKVSKL from the exons ATGGCGGCGGTGAGGCACCGGCAGGTGGAGGCTAACGGGATCTCGATGCACGTCGCGGAGGCAGGCCCGGAGGGCTCCTCGGCCCCCGCGGTGCTGTTCGTGCACGGCTTCCCGGAGCTGTGGTACTCGTGGCGCCACCAGATGGGGTACCTCGCCGCGCGCGGCTACCGCTGCGTCGCGCCCGACCTCCGGGGCTACGGAggcaccaccgcgccgccggaACCGTCCTCCTACACCGCCTTCCACGTTGTCGGCGACCTCATCGCGCTCCTCGACGCCCTCCGCCTCCCGAAG GTGTTCGTGGTGGGGCACGACTGGGGCGCCATCGTGTCGTGGAACCTGTGCGTCCTGCGGCCGGATCGGGTGCGCGCGCTCGTCAACCTCAGCGTTGCCTTCATGCCCAGGCGCCCCGGCGTCAAGCCCGTCGAGTACTTCCGCGCGGCATACGGCGACGACTACTACGTCTGCCGATTCCAG GAACCTGGAGTTGAAGCAGAATTCGCTGCTTTTGACTTGAAGAGTTTCTTCAAATTGGCATTGACTGTTAATACCACAGGCTCTTCTTCTATGAATCTTCGAAAAATGCAAGCATACAATAAGGAAATAGCACTCCCTTCTTGGCTCTCTGAGGAAGATGTCAGTTACCTTGCTAGTGTGTATGCAAAAACTGGATTTGCTGGTGGAGTAAATTACTATCGCTGCTTAGACCT GAACTGGGAACTGATGGCACCATGGACAGGAGCAAAGGTGCAGGTGCCAACTAAGTTCATTGTTGGGGACGGTGACCTGGCATACCATCACCCGGGAGTGAGGAGCTACATCCACAAGGGCGGGCTCAAGAGGGACGTGCCTATGCTTGAGGAGGTGGTGGTTATCAAGGGCGCTGGGCACTTCATCCAGCAGGAAAGAGCACAGGAAATCAGCAAGCACATCTACGACTACATCAAGAAGTTTGAAACCGGTGCTTCGACGCTAAAAGTTTCGAAACTGTGA